The proteins below come from a single Cetobacterium somerae ATCC BAA-474 genomic window:
- a CDS encoding tetratricopeptide repeat protein, producing MKKLIGILFLFLSLIALGDQRPPYIQSLESQIAREDDRDKAAVLLKEYEKYFKSYINSISGDENQVFYLGDQYFRNRKYERAAQIFSSNIDSSRNLFGAATSYRFIGDYNKAIDFYSVAISIEPSMKEAYLGRGLAYRNLGRYNKAIDDIQIYMNYAPSVEGFLALGDIYLAEKKIDRAREVLQEGRRLYPQSREISNMLTSTYSR from the coding sequence ATGAAAAAATTAATAGGAATATTATTTCTTTTTCTTAGTTTAATAGCTTTAGGTGATCAAAGACCACCATATATTCAAAGTCTAGAAAGCCAAATAGCGAGAGAGGATGATAGAGATAAAGCGGCAGTTCTTTTAAAAGAGTATGAAAAATATTTTAAAAGTTATATAAACTCTATAAGTGGAGATGAAAATCAGGTTTTCTATTTAGGAGATCAATATTTTAGAAATAGAAAATATGAAAGAGCAGCTCAAATTTTTAGTAGCAATATAGATAGCTCTAGAAATTTATTTGGAGCAGCAACAAGTTATAGATTTATTGGAGATTACAATAAAGCGATTGATTTTTATAGCGTTGCAATTAGTATTGAGCCTAGTATGAAAGAAGCTTATTTAGGAAGAGGATTAGCGTACAGAAATTTAGGGAGGTACAATAAAGCGATAGATGATATTCAAATATATATGAACTATGCGCCTAGTGTAGAAGGATTTTTAGCTTTAGGAGATATTTACTTGGCTGAAAAGAAAATTGATAGAGCAAGAGAGGTTTTACAAGAAGGAAGAAGATTATATCCACAGTCAAGAGAGATAAGTAATATGTTAACGTCTACATATTCTAGATAA
- the xseA gene encoding exodeoxyribonuclease VII large subunit, translating into MEEKIYSVTEFNKMVKGYIDENPNFQEFFLKGELSGVTYYKSGHLYFTLKDKQSQIKCAAFNYKFKRIAEDLKEGDSVKIFGDVGFYEARGDFQVLVRHVQKEDKLGEMFAKLEKLKKDLEREGLFSPLFKKVLPKYPKAIGIVTAYTGAAFHDIVNTTRKRFENIDIYIYSAKVQGVGAKEEIVKGIETLNKIPEIDLIIAGRGGGSVEDLWAFNEEEVARAFFQSEKPIISAVGHEIDNLLSDLVADVRAATPTQAIEISIPVKKEIEKQLLEKEKRVKDSINRVIKKKKDEIKQLQSSYVLKNFIKAIEEKNQMLVSKEEKIEDIMKKIFRNKSHELEVCTEKIIALNPLNVLKRGYSITKIGDKVIKESSQVKLGDSIETTIKNGKIISRIEEII; encoded by the coding sequence ATGGAAGAGAAAATTTATAGTGTAACAGAGTTTAATAAAATGGTAAAAGGATATATAGATGAAAACCCAAACTTTCAAGAATTTTTTTTAAAGGGAGAGCTTTCAGGAGTAACATACTATAAAAGTGGTCATTTATATTTTACTTTAAAAGATAAACAGAGTCAGATAAAATGTGCAGCATTTAATTATAAATTTAAAAGAATAGCTGAAGATTTAAAAGAGGGAGATTCTGTAAAGATATTTGGAGATGTTGGCTTCTATGAAGCTAGAGGAGATTTTCAGGTACTGGTTAGACATGTACAAAAAGAAGATAAGCTTGGTGAGATGTTTGCAAAGTTAGAAAAGTTAAAGAAGGATTTAGAGAGGGAAGGGTTATTTTCACCATTATTTAAAAAAGTTTTACCTAAATATCCAAAGGCAATAGGAATTGTAACAGCGTATACAGGAGCAGCATTTCATGATATAGTAAATACAACAAGAAAAAGATTTGAAAATATAGATATTTATATTTATTCAGCTAAAGTTCAAGGTGTAGGAGCTAAAGAGGAGATTGTAAAGGGTATTGAAACATTAAATAAAATACCGGAAATAGATTTAATTATTGCAGGTAGAGGTGGAGGAAGTGTTGAAGACTTGTGGGCTTTTAATGAGGAAGAAGTAGCAAGAGCATTTTTTCAAAGTGAAAAACCAATAATATCAGCTGTAGGTCATGAGATAGATAATTTATTATCTGATTTAGTAGCAGACGTTAGAGCAGCGACTCCAACTCAAGCAATAGAAATATCTATTCCTGTAAAAAAAGAGATAGAAAAACAATTGTTAGAAAAAGAAAAAAGAGTAAAAGATAGTATCAATAGAGTAATAAAAAAGAAAAAAGATGAGATAAAACAGCTACAAAGTAGTTATGTACTAAAGAATTTTATAAAGGCTATAGAGGAAAAAAATCAAATGTTAGTATCAAAAGAAGAGAAAATCGAAGATATTATGAAAAAAATATTTAGAAATAAAAGTCACGAGTTAGAAGTGTGTACAGAAAAAATAATTGCTTTAAATCCTTTAAATGTTTTAAAAAGGGGTTACAGTATAACTAAAATAGGCGATAAGGTAATAAAAGAAAGTTCTCAAGTAAAACTTGGAGATTCAATTGAGACAACTATAAAAAATGGAAAAATAATTAGTAGAATAGAGGAGATTATTTAA